One Ascaphus truei isolate aAscTru1 chromosome 22, aAscTru1.hap1, whole genome shotgun sequence DNA segment encodes these proteins:
- the LOC142472612 gene encoding cytochrome P450 2F3-like isoform X2, translating to MIKTVRLILLLHWIYLGHQELPRTSAPALGEKYGAVYTIYFGLNPVVVLCGYDTLKDALIGQAEDFSGRAILPVFERIAKRKGLVFSNGTHWQQQRRFSLATLRNFGMGKRSIEERVTEEARFLVEFFQKKQGKPFNPASRITAAVSNVICSIVFGERFDTEDEIFQTLLRMVNENITFLGKRGFQMYNTYPSILKRLPGEHNKIFQNAATLQTFLRGLIDNHITTRDPNCPRDFVDTFLNKIEEEAGNPDSHFTLDSLTYTTFNLFIAGTETTSSTIRWALRLMLAYPEIQKKIQNEIDDVLGSQRCPSLEDRMRLPYTDAVIHEVQRFASIIPTGLPHATLYDIKFKGYTIPKDTQIITFLHSALYDIKYWDKPEQFNPGRFLDENGKFVKNEAHIPFGAGKRSCIGEALAKTEIFIFLVSLLQKFTLSSSPGESGPIELVGGGTRAPKPYDVCAEWRV from the exons CTGGGGGAGAAGTACGGAGCGGTCTACACCATCTATTTTGGACTGAACCCAGTGGTGGTGCTGTGTGGGTACGACACCTTGAAGGACGCCCTGATTGGCCAGGCTGAAGACTTCAGCGGGAGGGCTATTCTTCCCGTCTTCGAACGGATAGCAAAACGGAAAG GGTTGGTCTTCTCCAATGGAACCCACTGGCAGCAGCAGAGAAGATTCTCTCTGGCGACCCTACGTAATTTTGGGATGGGGAAGAGGAGCATTGAGGAGCGCGTGACAGAGGAAGCCAGGTTTCTGGTGGAATTCTTCCAAAAAAAGCAAG GAAAACCTTTTAATCCAGCCTCCCGAATAACAGCAGCAGTCTCCAATGTCATATGTTCCATTGTGTTTGGGGAACGCTTTGATACAGAAGATGAAATATTCCAGACCCTGCTCAGGATGGTTAATGAGAACATCACCTTCTTGGGGAAACGTGGATTCCAA ATGTACAACACGTACCCAAGCATCCTGAAGCGGCTTCCTGGAGAACACAACAAGATATTCCAGAACGCCGCCACGCTGCAGACGTTCCTGCGAGGCCTGATAGACAATCATATCACCACCCGCGACCCCAACTGTCCCCGGGATTTCGTGGACACCTTCCTAAATAAGATAGAAGAG GAAGCTGGCAATCCAGATTCCCATTTCACCTTGGATAGTTTGACATACACCACATTCAATCTGTTCATCGCTGGGACGGAAACAACATCCTCCACCATTCGCTGGGCCTTAAGGCTCATGCTGGCGTATCCTGAAATTCAAA AGAAAATTCAGAATGAGATTGACGATGTTTTGGGGTCCCAGAGATGTCCTTCCCTGGAGGACCGCATGCGCCTGCCGTACACCGACGCAGTGATTCATGAAGTCCAGAGGTTTGCCAGCATCATCCCCACTGGACTGCCCCACGCTACCCTGTACGATATCAAATTCAAAGGCTACACCATCCCCAAG GACACCCAGATCATCACATTCCTACACTCGGCTCTGTATGACATAAAGTATTGGGATAAGCCAGAGCAGTTCAACCCTGGCCGTTTCCTCGATGAAAATGGCAAGTTTGTAAAGAACGAGGCTCATATACCTTTTGGAGCAG GCAAACGGTCGTGCATTGGGGAAGCGCTCGCAAAGACAGAAATCTTCATCTTCTTGGTCAGCCTGCTCCAGAAGTTCACCCTGAGTTCCTCCCCTGGGGAAAGTGGACCTATTGAACTGGTTGGGGGAGGGACACGCGCCCCTAAACCGTACGATGTATGCGCGGAGTGGCGGGTCTGA